One genomic region from Microcystis panniformis FACHB-1757 encodes:
- a CDS encoding ISL3 family transposase: MWINFDQLLDLPNVTVVNYQKIAQTIFLKLALLNETIECPNCHQTLDRINQTEYNLVRDLSILGNPVYLEVPRRQFHCQKCQKYISERLSFMRLRQHHTIRYESMIYERVKNCSIEEISREEGLGWSEVELIFNHCAKELEKEEWEAPERISLDEFSNLKGHKDFITTVVDMDKKILLDVIKGHKQEELMEALKAQPDAVREKVKEVSVDMWSGFTAVIKELFPNAKIIYDRFHVMAIINDELNKLRKLMGVHEKGLPHLLWKNKEDLKDEQKQQLEVILKEHPCLGIAWEMKEEIRQIYQSSRTFRGAERKLEKWIRIGGILYESSARMIQKHLPGICNYFENQTTNGLIEGMNTKIKLIKRMSYGFTNFEHLRLKLFACFNS; encoded by the coding sequence ATGTGGATAAATTTTGATCAACTCCTCGATTTACCAAATGTAACAGTGGTCAATTATCAAAAAATTGCTCAGACAATTTTCCTAAAGCTTGCTCTTTTAAATGAAACAATTGAATGTCCGAATTGCCATCAAACCTTAGACAGAATCAATCAGACAGAGTATAATCTAGTCAGAGACTTGTCAATATTAGGTAATCCAGTATATTTAGAAGTACCACGCCGTCAGTTTCATTGTCAAAAGTGCCAAAAGTATATCAGCGAAAGACTGAGTTTTATGAGATTAAGACAGCATCATACAATTCGCTATGAATCGATGATTTATGAGAGAGTAAAAAATTGTAGCATCGAAGAAATAAGTCGAGAAGAAGGGTTAGGATGGTCAGAAGTTGAGTTAATATTTAATCACTGTGCTAAAGAACTAGAAAAGGAAGAGTGGGAAGCACCAGAACGAATAAGCTTAGATGAATTTAGTAACTTAAAAGGACATAAAGATTTCATCACAACGGTCGTAGATATGGACAAGAAAATTTTACTAGATGTGATTAAAGGACATAAGCAAGAAGAATTAATGGAAGCCTTAAAAGCACAGCCAGACGCAGTTCGGGAGAAAGTGAAAGAAGTGAGCGTCGATATGTGGTCAGGATTTACAGCAGTGATCAAGGAATTATTTCCCAATGCTAAAATCATCTATGACCGTTTTCATGTAATGGCTATCATCAATGACGAGCTTAATAAATTGAGAAAGTTAATGGGGGTGCATGAAAAAGGATTACCTCATTTATTATGGAAGAATAAAGAGGACTTAAAGGACGAGCAAAAACAACAACTAGAAGTTATTCTGAAAGAACATCCATGCTTAGGAATAGCCTGGGAAATGAAAGAAGAAATTAGACAAATTTATCAAAGTAGTAGAACGTTCAGAGGTGCTGAGAGAAAATTGGAAAAATGGATAAGAATAGGCGGGATATTATATGAAAGTAGTGCCAGGATGATCCAGAAGCATTTGCCAGGTATTTGTAATTACTTTGAAAATCAGACAACCAACGGATTAATTGAGGGAATGAATACCAAAATAAAGCTTATTAAAAGAATGAGTTATGGATTTACCAATTTTGAACATCTTCGACTTAAGCTGTTTGCTTGCTTTAATTCATAA
- a CDS encoding M48 family metalloprotease — MNFLKTVALLALLSSILVLTAYLLIGGIIGAVIGLIVAAVINFSLWFYSDQVVLAAFDVRPANSQEEAILKPIVEVLCYRANLPEPKLYIIPTSSPNAFATGRNPQRGVVCITEGLMKLLPEDELEAVIAHELSHIKHGDALTATVAVTISVAISLLTETGMTGMFAMFNYRNANPIRLAALFPTLLLAPLTATLTQLAISRTREYAADAGSASLTGNPRALANALEKLENNSQQQSISTEENPALAPLLIINPFKGKLVNRLFATHPPTNNRIQELLAMQPGLLTPPTRRNSPQSKRRRAIISDAIALIAFALAYAPLPGVQQNLTIVSGTELQEPLAVLEPQFEASHPNINLELKFQGSQDIVNNYIDQKHDFTPTILIPANGEILEELRDRLAVQGESNPFYDTPQPIVKTFLVGIAWPERGKVIFPGRRFQWQSVERAMQKRNWTAIGGQSTWGSFDFVMTDPSRSNSGQLTLSLWSQSNLGGSPLAGTNLNGPGIQSLFALIKRSVYQPPLSSDILLREFIARGSNDADVATTYESIALYRWSQAQTTQEKPYQIYYLDPTIETVATAAIARRDVNEGQAKAAREFVAFLRQPSQQEVFVRYGFRPVISGINLESVSNSPWNQNIPGVQVNPSVQFSQPPDAQLRKEIQRLWQRVN; from the coding sequence ATGAACTTCTTAAAAACAGTTGCTTTATTAGCGTTATTAAGCAGCATCTTAGTTCTGACGGCTTATCTACTCATCGGCGGGATAATTGGTGCAGTTATCGGCTTAATCGTTGCTGCTGTAATTAACTTTAGTCTCTGGTTCTATTCCGACCAAGTTGTTTTAGCCGCTTTTGATGTTCGTCCTGCCAATTCTCAAGAAGAAGCTATACTCAAACCCATAGTTGAAGTGCTGTGCTACAGGGCAAATTTACCAGAACCTAAACTGTATATCATTCCTACTTCTTCTCCTAATGCTTTTGCTACTGGAAGGAATCCCCAACGGGGTGTTGTCTGCATTACAGAAGGGTTGATGAAACTGCTTCCTGAAGACGAATTAGAAGCCGTTATCGCCCACGAACTTAGCCACATTAAACACGGTGATGCCCTTACTGCTACAGTTGCTGTCACTATTTCTGTAGCAATTTCTCTCCTCACGGAAACAGGAATGACGGGAATGTTTGCCATGTTTAACTACCGCAACGCCAATCCCATCCGCCTAGCCGCCTTATTCCCTACCTTGCTACTTGCGCCCCTTACGGCTACCTTAACTCAATTAGCCATATCTCGAACGAGAGAGTATGCTGCTGATGCAGGTTCAGCAAGTTTAACCGGAAATCCTCGCGCCCTCGCTAACGCCTTAGAAAAATTAGAAAATAACAGCCAACAGCAGTCAATATCCACAGAAGAAAACCCAGCGTTAGCTCCCCTTCTAATTATTAATCCCTTCAAGGGTAAACTTGTCAATCGCTTATTTGCCACCCATCCTCCCACTAACAACCGCATTCAAGAATTACTCGCCATGCAACCAGGACTCTTAACGCCTCCCACTAGGAGAAACAGCCCTCAATCGAAACGCAGACGGGCAATAATTTCGGATGCGATCGCCCTAATTGCTTTCGCTTTAGCTTATGCACCTCTTCCTGGCGTGCAGCAAAACCTTACCATCGTCAGTGGGACGGAACTTCAAGAACCATTGGCAGTCCTAGAGCCACAATTCGAGGCATCTCATCCCAACATTAACTTAGAACTGAAGTTTCAAGGCTCTCAGGACATAGTTAATAACTACATCGACCAGAAACATGACTTTACGCCTACTATCCTCATTCCAGCCAATGGGGAAATCTTAGAGGAGTTGCGCGATCGCCTGGCGGTACAGGGAGAAAGCAATCCCTTCTACGATACGCCCCAACCCATTGTCAAAACCTTCCTGGTGGGTATCGCTTGGCCCGAGAGAGGAAAGGTTATCTTCCCTGGGAGACGCTTTCAATGGCAAAGTGTAGAACGGGCCATGCAAAAGCGTAACTGGACTGCTATCGGCGGACAATCTACCTGGGGAAGCTTCGATTTTGTCATGACAGACCCTAGCCGTTCCAACAGTGGTCAGTTAACCTTAAGTTTGTGGTCCCAGTCCAATCTTGGCGGAAGTCCCCTAGCTGGTACTAACTTGAATGGGCCGGGAATTCAATCTTTGTTTGCTCTGATTAAGCGTTCCGTCTATCAGCCGCCCCTTTCGAGTGACATTCTCTTGCGGGAATTTATTGCTCGCGGCTCCAACGACGCTGATGTGGCGACTACCTACGAAAGTATCGCCCTCTATCGCTGGTCCCAAGCCCAAACTACCCAGGAAAAACCTTACCAAATCTACTATCTTGACCCGACTATTGAGACAGTAGCGACGGCCGCGATCGCACGGCGGGATGTGAATGAGGGACAAGCGAAAGCAGCCAGGGAGTTTGTCGCCTTTCTCAGACAGCCTTCCCAACAGGAAGTATTCGTCCGCTACGGGTTTCGCCCTGTGATAAGTGGCATAAATTTAGAATCAGTCTCCAACAGTCCCTGGAATCAGAATATTCCAGGTGTGCAGGTCAATCCTTCTGTACAATTTAGCCAGCCTCCTGATGCACAACTGAGGAAAGAAATTCAACGTTTATGGCAGCGAGTTAATTAA
- a CDS encoding VWA domain-containing protein, with protein sequence MIKRQNLAFSRYLTSVTPLTVLSTLVFLGACGQQPQQQGSQQPRQQGLEVKFLVGSDLAQFCQQAATKLNQSQPKLASGEAFYLSCEAKGSGDVVQTILSLAQQYQNGTLKADAPEFPTLLSVDGEIYQSQLIYQMNKLFPGQNYIPEITDSPLIAYSPMVFMTNADLAKGLEKVEDPFVALAKLDNYRQLDPKAPPLPITYVHTAPTRSNSGLQTLVAQFAAVAGKRPEDLTVADVEKYQGQIQQIQSKITRYGTSTASLAQSMVANGPFWASVASVYESLVIAANSQAGSNQTRYQAVYPKATFSSNMRAILANAPWISDREKEAAEKVIEFILLPETQQIAADLGLRPGVPGVALGSKFSAEFGVNPQPTYDSYRSPQPEVVEAMLKSWQNYAKKPSQVAVVIDTSGSMEGQKLTSVKNTLLNYVQNLGPKERIALISFNSVINEPVIIEGTPQGRDRGIEFIGQLRSSGGTRLYDSALYARNWLSQNLRTDTINAVLILTDGEDSGSQINLDQLEQELQKSGFSSDQRIAFFTIGYGKEGEFNPQALQKIAEVNGGYYRQGDPATISTVMGDLQVEF encoded by the coding sequence ATGATTAAACGCCAAAATCTTGCTTTTTCTCGTTATTTAACCTCAGTTACTCCCTTAACCGTCCTGTCTACCTTAGTATTTCTAGGTGCTTGTGGACAGCAACCCCAACAACAAGGAAGCCAACAACCCAGACAACAGGGACTTGAAGTCAAATTTCTCGTGGGAAGCGACCTAGCCCAATTCTGTCAGCAAGCAGCCACGAAATTGAACCAAAGCCAACCCAAACTCGCTAGCGGTGAAGCCTTTTACCTCAGTTGCGAAGCTAAAGGAAGCGGCGATGTGGTCCAAACGATTCTCTCGCTGGCCCAACAGTACCAAAATGGAACTCTCAAAGCCGATGCGCCCGAATTTCCCACCCTTTTATCCGTCGATGGCGAAATTTATCAGAGTCAACTCATCTACCAGATGAACAAGCTATTTCCAGGACAAAATTACATCCCGGAAATTACCGACTCACCCCTGATCGCCTACAGTCCGATGGTTTTCATGACAAACGCTGACCTCGCCAAGGGTTTAGAAAAAGTAGAAGATCCCTTCGTCGCCCTAGCTAAATTGGACAACTACCGCCAACTCGATCCCAAAGCCCCACCCCTCCCCATCACTTACGTCCACACCGCGCCTACCCGTTCTAATTCTGGCTTACAAACCCTGGTGGCCCAATTTGCTGCTGTAGCAGGTAAGCGCCCGGAAGATCTGACTGTAGCTGACGTAGAAAAATATCAGGGACAAATTCAACAGATCCAGAGTAAAATCACTCGCTATGGTACTTCTACCGCTTCCCTTGCCCAATCTATGGTCGCCAACGGACCCTTTTGGGCTTCGGTAGCCTCAGTTTACGAGTCTTTGGTAATTGCTGCTAACAGCCAAGCTGGTTCCAATCAAACGCGCTATCAAGCCGTCTATCCCAAGGCTACTTTCAGTTCCAATATGCGGGCAATTTTAGCCAATGCGCCTTGGATAAGTGACCGAGAAAAAGAAGCTGCTGAAAAGGTAATTGAATTCATTCTTTTGCCCGAAACCCAACAAATTGCCGCAGATTTAGGACTGCGACCGGGTGTTCCAGGAGTAGCCTTGGGAAGCAAGTTTTCTGCTGAATTTGGCGTGAATCCTCAACCCACCTATGACTCTTACCGTTCGCCCCAACCAGAAGTAGTTGAAGCCATGCTTAAAAGCTGGCAAAATTATGCCAAGAAACCGTCGCAAGTAGCAGTAGTAATTGATACTTCTGGGTCGATGGAAGGGCAAAAACTGACATCAGTTAAGAATACTTTACTTAATTACGTTCAGAACCTGGGACCGAAGGAAAGAATTGCCCTAATTAGTTTCAATTCAGTTATTAACGAACCTGTGATTATAGAAGGAACTCCACAGGGGCGAGATCGCGGCATTGAATTTATTGGCCAACTGCGGTCCAGTGGTGGGACCAGACTTTATGATAGCGCCCTCTATGCCCGCAACTGGCTATCTCAAAATTTGCGGACTGATACTATTAATGCCGTGTTAATCTTAACTGATGGAGAAGATTCGGGGTCACAAATTAATCTGGATCAGTTGGAACAAGAGTTGCAAAAGAGTGGCTTTTCTTCCGATCAGCGAATTGCTTTCTTTACTATTGGTTATGGGAAAGAAGGAGAATTTAATCCCCAGGCTTTGCAAAAAATTGCCGAAGTTAACGGCGGTTACTATCGTCAAGGAGATCCAGCGACTATATCAACTGTGATGGGAGACTTGCAAGTAGAGTTTTAA
- a CDS encoding ISL3 family transposase, translating to MWINFDQLLDLPNATVVNYQKIAQTIFLKLALLNETIECPNCHQTLDRINQTEYNLVRDLSILGNPVYLEVPRRQFHCQKCQKYISERLSFMRLRQHHTIRYESMIYERVKNCSIEEISREEGLGWSEVELIFNHCAKELEKEEWEAPERISLDEFSNLKGHKDFITTVVDMDKKILLDVIKGHKQEELMEALKAQPDAVREKVKEVSVDMWSGFTAVIKELFPNAKIIYDRFHVMAIINDELNKLRKLMGVHEKGLPHLLWKNKEDLKDEQKQQLEVILKEHPCLGIAWEMKEEIRQIYQRSRTFRGAERKLEKWIRIGGILYQSSARMIQKHLPGICNYFENQTTNGLIEGMNTKIKLIKRMSYGFTNFEHLRLKLFACFNS from the coding sequence ATGTGGATAAATTTTGATCAACTCCTCGATTTACCAAATGCAACAGTGGTCAATTATCAAAAAATTGCTCAGACAATTTTCCTAAAGCTTGCTCTTTTAAATGAAACAATTGAATGTCCGAATTGCCATCAAACCTTAGACAGAATCAATCAGACAGAGTATAATCTAGTCAGAGACTTGTCAATATTAGGTAATCCAGTATATTTAGAAGTACCACGCCGTCAGTTTCATTGTCAAAAGTGCCAAAAGTATATCAGCGAAAGACTGAGTTTTATGAGATTAAGACAGCATCATACAATTCGCTATGAATCGATGATTTATGAGAGAGTAAAAAATTGTAGCATCGAAGAAATAAGTCGAGAAGAAGGGTTAGGATGGTCAGAAGTTGAGTTAATATTTAATCACTGTGCTAAAGAACTAGAAAAGGAAGAGTGGGAAGCACCAGAACGAATAAGCTTAGATGAATTTAGTAACTTAAAAGGACATAAAGATTTCATCACAACGGTCGTAGATATGGACAAGAAAATTTTACTAGATGTGATTAAAGGACATAAGCAAGAAGAATTAATGGAAGCCTTAAAAGCACAGCCAGACGCAGTTCGGGAGAAAGTGAAAGAAGTGAGCGTCGATATGTGGTCAGGATTTACAGCAGTGATCAAGGAATTATTTCCCAATGCTAAAATCATCTATGACCGTTTTCATGTAATGGCTATCATCAATGACGAGCTTAATAAATTGAGAAAGTTAATGGGGGTGCATGAAAAAGGATTACCTCATTTATTATGGAAGAATAAAGAGGACTTAAAGGACGAGCAAAAACAACAACTAGAAGTTATTCTGAAAGAACATCCATGCTTAGGAATAGCCTGGGAAATGAAAGAAGAAATTAGACAAATTTATCAAAGGAGTAGAACGTTCAGAGGTGCTGAGAGAAAATTGGAAAAATGGATAAGAATAGGCGGGATATTATATCAAAGTAGTGCCAGGATGATCCAGAAGCATTTGCCAGGTATTTGTAATTACTTTGAAAATCAGACAACCAACGGATTAATTGAGGGAATGAATACCAAAATAAAGCTTATTAAAAGAATGAGTTATGGATTTACCAATTTTGAACATCTTCGACTTAAGCTGTTTGCTTGCTTTAATTCATAA
- the murA gene encoding UDP-N-acetylglucosamine 1-carboxyvinyltransferase has protein sequence MTIDTEHPYLEIQGRHSLKGEVKISGAKNAALVIMAGALLCSDECQISNVPALADIERMSQILSALGVQVRRTGDRLEINGRDLKQAQAPYDLVSQLRASFFAIGPILARLGEAKVPLPGGCAIGARPVDLHVRGLQSMGADVLIDGGMVHARVKGNGRLKGANIYLDYPSVGATETLMMAATLAFGETILGNAAQEPEVIDLANFCVSMGAKIRGAGTNTIVIEGVSRLHSTDYNIIPDRIEAGTLLIAGAITRSEISLYPVIPSHLASVIAKLHEIGPEVVEDDPNRLRIIPRDLKATDIETLPYPGFPTDMQAQFMALLTLAEGSSVVNETVFENRLRHVAELKRLGADIKVKGNVALVRGVPFLSGAPVMATDLRASAALVVAGLAAQGTTIVQGLHHLDRGYDNLEGKLRALGANLRRVDPLALELATLSPS, from the coding sequence ATGACCATCGATACCGAGCATCCCTATTTAGAAATTCAAGGTCGTCACTCTCTCAAGGGTGAAGTTAAGATCAGTGGTGCCAAAAATGCCGCTCTAGTGATTATGGCGGGAGCTTTACTCTGCTCCGACGAGTGCCAGATTAGTAATGTACCTGCTCTAGCCGATATCGAGCGGATGAGTCAAATTCTCTCGGCTTTGGGCGTGCAAGTCCGTCGCACCGGAGATAGACTAGAGATTAATGGCAGAGACCTCAAACAAGCTCAAGCGCCCTACGATCTCGTCTCCCAGTTGCGAGCCAGTTTTTTTGCCATCGGACCGATTTTAGCCCGTTTAGGAGAAGCAAAAGTTCCCCTCCCCGGTGGCTGCGCCATTGGGGCCAGACCAGTGGATCTGCACGTTAGAGGCCTACAGTCAATGGGTGCAGATGTATTAATTGATGGCGGCATGGTACACGCCCGCGTTAAAGGGAATGGTCGTCTGAAAGGGGCGAATATTTATCTGGATTATCCCAGTGTGGGAGCGACGGAAACCCTAATGATGGCGGCGACTTTAGCGTTCGGGGAAACCATTCTCGGTAATGCGGCCCAGGAGCCAGAGGTGATTGATTTGGCCAATTTTTGTGTTTCCATGGGGGCAAAAATTCGCGGTGCCGGAACCAATACAATTGTCATTGAGGGAGTTTCCCGTCTGCACAGTACCGATTACAATATCATTCCCGATCGCATTGAAGCCGGGACTTTACTGATAGCCGGGGCGATTACCCGCTCAGAAATTAGTCTTTATCCCGTGATTCCCAGCCATTTAGCTTCGGTAATTGCCAAACTGCACGAAATCGGTCCGGAAGTGGTGGAAGATGATCCTAATCGTCTCCGGATTATCCCTAGAGACTTAAAAGCCACCGATATCGAAACCCTACCCTATCCCGGGTTTCCCACGGATATGCAGGCCCAATTTATGGCTCTATTAACTTTAGCCGAGGGCAGTAGCGTAGTTAATGAGACGGTTTTTGAAAATCGTCTGCGTCATGTGGCCGAATTAAAGCGTCTGGGAGCAGATATCAAGGTCAAAGGAAATGTGGCTTTAGTGCGCGGTGTGCCTTTCCTCTCCGGGGCGCCGGTGATGGCCACGGATCTACGCGCTTCGGCAGCTTTGGTGGTGGCGGGATTGGCGGCCCAGGGGACTACTATTGTGCAGGGACTCCATCACCTCGATCGAGGTTACGATAATTTAGAGGGTAAATTAAGAGCATTAGGGGCAAATTTACGCCGGGTTGATCCTTTAGCCTTAGAATTGGCTACCCTGTCCCCATCTTAA
- a CDS encoding TrmH family RNA methyltransferase, producing MISSVQNPLIKQIRKLHRTRERQEQNLSLIEGTHLLETALAVNCSLETVCYTEKWQQRQAELAEKFQNQAKRVEIVSPEVLASLATTVNPDGVIATISRHHLHPTPQNPLQLGLVLERLQDPGNLGTIIRTAVATEVQGIWLSLDSVEIDNPKVIRSSAGEWFRSPLVVESDLSALVKKYQAQGVKAIATLPTATKNHWEIDFTRPTLILLGNEGAGLSPQLATLADETVKIPLFGGVESLNVAIATAVILYEARRQLSYSRVD from the coding sequence ATGATTAGCAGTGTTCAAAACCCTTTAATCAAGCAAATTCGCAAGCTACACCGCACTAGAGAGCGACAGGAGCAGAATTTGTCCTTAATTGAGGGAACGCACTTACTAGAGACGGCTTTAGCGGTGAATTGTTCCCTAGAGACGGTCTGTTATACTGAAAAGTGGCAGCAAAGACAGGCAGAATTAGCAGAAAAGTTTCAAAATCAGGCGAAACGAGTCGAGATAGTTTCCCCGGAAGTTCTCGCTTCCCTAGCAACAACGGTTAATCCCGATGGTGTGATTGCCACTATTTCCCGTCATCACCTTCATCCAACCCCCCAAAATCCGCTACAATTGGGCTTAGTTTTGGAAAGATTGCAGGATCCGGGTAATCTCGGCACTATTATTCGCACTGCCGTGGCTACGGAAGTACAGGGTATCTGGTTAAGTCTCGATAGCGTCGAAATCGATAACCCGAAAGTGATCCGCAGTTCCGCCGGGGAATGGTTTCGATCGCCCCTAGTGGTAGAATCGGATTTATCGGCTTTAGTGAAAAAATATCAAGCACAGGGGGTAAAAGCGATCGCGACTTTACCCACAGCCACCAAAAACCACTGGGAGATTGATTTTACCCGTCCGACTTTAATATTATTAGGCAATGAAGGAGCCGGTTTATCACCCCAATTAGCGACTTTAGCCGATGAAACGGTGAAAATTCCCCTCTTTGGTGGTGTGGAATCTTTAAATGTTGCGATCGCTACTGCTGTCATCCTCTACGAAGCTAGAAGACAATTATCCTACAGTAGGGTGGATTAG
- a CDS encoding TIGR02391 family protein, giving the protein MSLTEKQKNLLRWIVKGVLAGDFPAEDNILWGCQVFGGPSWPNYTGSDSCPEVEFPTLGGLEKSGYINLQTIASDEYKCALTQKAYEAVDSNFAEPNRSAIRHLIPLTEVEHLDCELWERVRFSVSAGGDNPKAWDTAIRNATVVLEDRMRKLGNIDNINQKATGNGIVNLIFGSNKSLQKDKLPSEELEAYRDLYSGTMKLFRNRYAHRFIDPKPEEGGEIIVFINLLLKMLDNLDWETENENT; this is encoded by the coding sequence ATGAGTTTAACAGAAAAACAAAAAAACCTTTTGCGATGGATAGTTAAAGGAGTACTGGCTGGTGATTTTCCCGCCGAGGACAATATTTTGTGGGGTTGTCAGGTTTTCGGAGGTCCTAGTTGGCCAAATTACACGGGTTCTGATAGCTGTCCTGAGGTCGAATTCCCAACGCTCGGTGGATTAGAAAAATCTGGTTATATTAATTTGCAAACAATAGCCTCGGATGAATACAAGTGCGCTCTAACACAAAAAGCTTATGAAGCGGTTGATTCTAACTTTGCTGAACCCAATCGCTCGGCTATTCGTCATCTAATTCCCTTGACTGAAGTTGAACATTTAGACTGCGAACTATGGGAGAGAGTCCGTTTTTCTGTGAGTGCGGGTGGAGATAATCCAAAAGCGTGGGATACTGCGATTCGCAATGCGACAGTGGTTTTAGAAGACCGCATGAGGAAACTGGGAAATATAGATAATATTAATCAAAAAGCCACGGGTAATGGTATTGTTAACCTAATTTTTGGAAGCAATAAATCTCTACAAAAAGATAAGCTTCCATCAGAAGAATTAGAGGCATACCGTGATTTATATTCGGGTACAATGAAGCTTTTTCGTAACCGTTACGCTCATCGATTCATCGATCCTAAACCAGAGGAGGGTGGAGAAATTATCGTATTCATTAATTTATTGTTGAAGATGCTAGATAATTTAGATTGGGAGACAGAAAACGAGAATACATAA